In Vicinamibacterales bacterium, the following are encoded in one genomic region:
- the queG gene encoding tRNA epoxyqueuosine(34) reductase QueG, translated as MRLTAGGIKAHARSIGFDLCGVAPADALPELRLLREWLARGHAGTMGYLSRTAARREDVRRVLPSARSVIVTGTIYNTDRPYSVGVGDPDQAIISRYAWGDDYHDVLGHRLEMLLQWMRSEHAEPFEARTYVDTGPVQERVYAQYAGIGWVGKNTCLINERLGSWVFLSEIICSLPLDPDPPALDQCGTCALCLEACPTGALVEPRVLDATRCLSYLTIELKGEIPAPLREAVGQRIYGCDICQDVCPWNGSAATSNEAEWQPRPGLDQPRLADLWHRTDRELAELVVGSALTRPKVAGLRRNLAIGLGNSRSAASRSALGDTDRPADSAPSLRDPMVATHIWWAKTRKLD; from the coding sequence ATGAGACTGACGGCAGGTGGAATCAAGGCACACGCGCGATCCATCGGGTTCGATCTGTGCGGCGTGGCACCGGCTGATGCTCTCCCGGAATTGCGCCTGTTGCGCGAATGGCTGGCGCGCGGCCATGCGGGAACGATGGGCTACTTGTCGCGCACCGCGGCGCGACGCGAGGATGTCCGCCGCGTGCTCCCCTCGGCCCGATCGGTCATCGTCACCGGGACCATCTACAACACGGACCGGCCGTATTCGGTGGGAGTCGGGGATCCCGACCAGGCGATCATCTCGCGATACGCCTGGGGCGACGACTACCACGATGTGCTCGGGCACCGCCTCGAGATGCTGCTCCAGTGGATGCGATCGGAGCACGCGGAACCGTTCGAGGCCAGGACCTACGTGGATACCGGTCCCGTGCAGGAGCGCGTCTATGCGCAGTACGCCGGGATCGGCTGGGTCGGGAAGAACACCTGCCTCATCAACGAGCGTCTCGGCTCCTGGGTGTTCCTCTCCGAGATCATCTGCAGCCTTCCGTTGGATCCGGATCCGCCGGCCCTCGACCAGTGCGGCACATGTGCGCTCTGCCTCGAAGCGTGTCCGACCGGCGCGCTCGTCGAACCGCGCGTCCTCGACGCCACGCGCTGTCTGTCGTACTTGACGATCGAGCTGAAAGGTGAGATCCCGGCACCGCTGCGAGAGGCCGTCGGCCAGCGGATCTACGGCTGCGACATCTGCCAGGATGTCTGTCCGTGGAACGGGTCAGCGGCCACGAGCAACGAGGCGGAGTGGCAGCCTCGGCCCGGACTCGACCAGCCGAGGCTCGCGGATCTCTGGCATCGCACGGACCGCGAACTGGCCGAACTCGTCGTCGGTTCCGCGCTGACGCGGCCGAAGGTCGCCGGACTCAGGCGCAACCTGGCGATCGGCCTCGGCAACAGCCGAAGCGCGGCGAGCCGCTCGGCGCTCGGCGACACAGACCGTCCGGCGGACTCCGCTCCCTCCCTGCGCGATCCCATGGTCGCGACGCACATCTGGTGGGCCAAAACGAGGAAGCTGGACTAG
- the acnA gene encoding aconitate hydratase AcnA, protein MATHNSFSTETDLRVGGTAFGIHSLSALEKAGFPRVGRLPYSLKILLENLLRLEDGRFVHRDDVRALADWDPRAGVRKEIAFTPARVLLQDFTGVPAVVDLAAMRDAMARLGGDPARINPMQPVELVIDHSVQVDYHGRPDAFGLNAEMEFTRNRERYEFLRWGQHAFANFRVVPPDTGIVHQVNLEYLARVVFDTTVDGRAVAYPDTLVGTDSHTTMVNGLGVMGWGVGGIEAEACMLGQPVSMLVPDVLGFKLTGRLPGGATATDLVLTVTERLRKHGVVGKFVEFFGPGLEHLAIADRATLSNMCPEYGATIAIFPIDDMTLDYLRLTGRDDRRVRLVEAYAKAQGLFRTADSPEADYADRIELDLSTVEPCIAGPRRPQDRVPLAQSRVSFDQALVKMLADRKAATAPLPAGDAAVPVAEEAGVEHGSVVIAAITSCTNTSNPSVMIAAGLLAKKAVARGLRVKRWVKTSLAPGSKAVTQYLEKAGLTDALDRLGFNLVGYGCTTCIGNSGPLPEDVSAAVKAGDLVVAAVLSGNRNFEGRIQSQVRANYLASPPLVVAYALAGTMRIDLTRESLGQDALGRDVFLADIWPTEREIQETLLASVSPQSFRGAYADVFTGDARWQGLQTPTTRRYEWAQDSTYIRHPPFFEGLTLEARAPAPIAGARVLALLGDSVTTDHISPAGSIPADGPAGRYLIAHGVSPREFNSYGARRGNHEVMMRGTFANIRLRNQLAPGTEGGWTRHWPDGEQMAIFDAAMRYRQEGVPLIVIAGKEYGSGSSRDWAAKGTLLLGVRAVIAESFERIHRSNLVNMGVLPLQFERGQTAASLGLTGTETFELSGVTDQLKPAADVRVVARGDDGDAVRFTATARIDTPEELAAYRAGGILPYVLRQLVKG, encoded by the coding sequence ATGGCCACCCACAACTCGTTCTCGACCGAGACGGACCTCCGCGTCGGTGGGACCGCCTTCGGCATCCACAGCCTCTCGGCCCTCGAGAAGGCCGGCTTCCCGCGCGTCGGGCGGCTGCCGTACTCCCTGAAGATCCTCCTCGAGAATCTCCTGCGTCTGGAAGACGGTCGGTTCGTCCACCGCGACGACGTGCGTGCGCTCGCCGATTGGGATCCACGCGCCGGCGTCCGGAAGGAGATTGCGTTCACGCCCGCCCGGGTCCTGCTGCAGGACTTCACCGGCGTGCCCGCCGTCGTGGACCTGGCCGCGATGCGCGACGCCATGGCGCGCCTGGGCGGCGATCCGGCCCGGATCAATCCGATGCAGCCGGTGGAGCTCGTCATCGACCACTCGGTACAGGTGGATTACCACGGCCGTCCGGATGCCTTCGGCCTGAACGCTGAAATGGAGTTCACGCGGAACCGCGAGCGCTACGAATTCCTGCGTTGGGGCCAACACGCCTTCGCCAACTTCCGCGTCGTCCCGCCAGACACCGGCATCGTCCACCAGGTGAACCTCGAGTACCTCGCGCGCGTGGTGTTCGACACGACCGTCGATGGCCGGGCGGTGGCCTACCCCGATACGCTCGTGGGCACCGACTCGCACACCACGATGGTCAACGGGCTGGGCGTGATGGGGTGGGGCGTGGGCGGCATCGAGGCCGAGGCGTGCATGCTCGGCCAGCCAGTGTCGATGCTGGTCCCCGACGTGCTCGGGTTCAAGCTGACGGGCCGTCTGCCGGGCGGCGCGACGGCCACCGACCTCGTGCTGACGGTGACCGAGCGGCTGCGGAAGCACGGGGTCGTCGGGAAGTTCGTCGAGTTCTTCGGTCCGGGCCTGGAGCACCTTGCGATTGCCGATCGCGCGACGCTGAGCAACATGTGCCCCGAGTACGGCGCCACCATCGCGATCTTCCCGATCGACGACATGACGCTCGACTACCTCCGGCTCACGGGCCGCGACGACCGGCGCGTGCGCCTCGTCGAGGCCTACGCCAAGGCGCAGGGGCTGTTCCGCACCGCCGACTCGCCGGAGGCCGACTATGCCGATCGCATCGAGCTGGATCTCTCGACGGTGGAACCCTGCATCGCCGGTCCGCGTCGTCCGCAGGATCGCGTGCCGCTCGCGCAGTCGCGCGTCTCGTTCGACCAGGCGCTCGTCAAGATGCTGGCCGACCGGAAGGCCGCGACCGCTCCACTGCCTGCTGGCGACGCCGCCGTGCCGGTTGCCGAAGAGGCGGGCGTCGAACACGGCTCGGTCGTTATCGCCGCGATCACGAGTTGCACGAACACCTCGAACCCGAGCGTGATGATTGCTGCTGGGCTGCTCGCGAAGAAGGCCGTCGCGCGCGGCCTGCGGGTGAAGAGGTGGGTGAAGACGAGCCTCGCGCCGGGTTCGAAGGCCGTGACGCAGTACCTCGAAAAGGCGGGACTGACCGATGCGCTCGACCGATTGGGCTTCAACCTGGTCGGTTACGGATGCACGACGTGCATCGGCAACAGCGGGCCGTTGCCCGAGGATGTCTCGGCGGCCGTCAAGGCCGGCGATCTCGTCGTCGCGGCCGTGTTGAGCGGCAACCGGAACTTCGAGGGGCGCATCCAGTCGCAGGTCCGCGCCAACTATCTCGCGTCGCCGCCGCTGGTGGTCGCCTACGCGCTGGCTGGCACGATGCGGATCGATCTGACCCGCGAATCACTGGGCCAGGACGCTCTGGGACGCGATGTCTTCCTGGCGGACATCTGGCCCACCGAGCGCGAGATCCAGGAGACGCTGCTGGCGAGCGTGAGCCCGCAGAGCTTCAGGGGCGCCTACGCGGACGTGTTCACGGGAGATGCGCGGTGGCAGGGCCTGCAGACCCCGACGACCAGGCGCTACGAGTGGGCGCAGGACTCGACCTACATCAGGCATCCGCCGTTCTTCGAGGGGCTGACACTCGAGGCCAGGGCACCGGCCCCCATTGCCGGCGCGCGCGTGCTCGCGCTGCTCGGCGACAGTGTGACAACGGATCACATCTCGCCCGCTGGCTCGATTCCGGCGGACGGCCCGGCGGGAAGGTACCTGATCGCCCACGGTGTCTCGCCGCGCGAGTTCAACTCGTACGGGGCGCGACGAGGCAACCACGAGGTGATGATGCGCGGCACGTTTGCCAACATCCGGCTGCGCAACCAACTGGCGCCCGGGACCGAGGGAGGCTGGACGCGACACTGGCCGGACGGCGAGCAGATGGCCATCTTCGATGCTGCGATGCGGTACCGGCAGGAAGGCGTGCCACTGATTGTCATTGCCGGCAAGGAATACGGTTCCGGCTCGTCGCGTGACTGGGCCGCGAAAGGCACGCTTCTCCTCGGTGTGCGCGCCGTCATCGCCGAGAGCTTCGAGCGCATTCACCGGAGCAACCTGGTGAACATGGGGGTGCTCCCCCTGCAGTTCGAGCGGGGCCAAACCGCGGCCAGCCTGGGCCTGACGGGCACCGAGACATTCGAGCTGTCCGGCGTGACCGACCAACTGAAGCCCGCGGCCGACGTGCGCGTCGTGGCCCGCGGTGACGATGGAGACGCCGTCAGGTTCACGGCCACCGCACGCATCGACACTCCCGAAGAGCTGGCGGCGTACCGGGCGGGCGGAATTCTGCCGTACGTGCTCCGGCAGTTGGTGAAGGGCTAG
- a CDS encoding YetF domain-containing protein yields MDANLLTNLLHIGPLDNTTVGIIEKILRPLLVYTFLVVGLRLAGKRELAQLNAFDLVVLLTLSNTVQNAIIGNDNSVLGGVIGATTLLVFNFLVVRFVFAHPAVERLLEGTPDLLIQKGDVLPDRLKSEGITLDELQAAARRQGFDSLKEVEKATLEANGGITFFAKKPRRHEAQHQDVIARLDALSGELKAIRHQLVTNRQPEH; encoded by the coding sequence ATGGACGCCAACCTGCTCACGAATCTCCTCCACATCGGCCCGCTCGACAACACCACGGTCGGGATCATCGAGAAGATCCTGCGGCCGCTCCTCGTCTACACATTCCTCGTCGTCGGCCTCCGACTGGCCGGCAAGCGCGAACTCGCGCAACTGAACGCCTTCGACCTCGTCGTGCTGCTCACACTGTCGAACACCGTTCAGAACGCGATCATCGGCAACGACAACTCCGTGCTTGGCGGCGTCATCGGCGCAACGACGCTGCTCGTGTTCAACTTCCTGGTGGTCCGCTTCGTGTTCGCCCATCCGGCCGTGGAGCGGTTGCTCGAGGGTACGCCGGACCTGCTGATTCAGAAGGGCGATGTGCTGCCCGATCGTCTGAAGTCGGAGGGCATCACCCTCGACGAACTCCAGGCCGCCGCGCGGCGCCAGGGGTTCGATTCGCTCAAGGAAGTGGAGAAGGCGACGCTCGAAGCGAACGGCGGCATCACGTTCTTCGCCAAGAAGCCCCGGCGCCACGAAGCGCAGCACCAGGATGTCATCGCGCGCCTCGACGCACTCTCCGGCGAGCTGAAGGCGATCCGGCACCAGCTCGTCACGAACCGTCAGCCGGAACACTGA
- a CDS encoding P1 family peptidase yields MKTRSRSRRELIGTVAVVACLAVAVVGQSGAPGRPRARDMGIEAGVFPAGPLNAITDVAGVRVGHATVIEGQDVRTGVTAILPHDGNLFQDKVAGAVFVGNAFGKLAGSTQVVELGTIETPIVLTNTLSVGTAMEAVVAWTLAQPGNERVQSVNAVVGETNDGGLNDIRGLHVTREHVLGAIRQATGGPVAEGSVGAGTGTQCYGWKGGIGTSSRVLPARHGGYTVGVLVQTNFGGVLTMAGAPVGKALGRYSYSPPRPGGRGASPSPDGSCVIVVATDAPVDARDLKRIAARAIYGLARTGSSYSNGSGDFAIAFTTSAELRSRFGEAAPKAHTILPPDGVSPLFQATLEATEEAVYNSLLRATTVTSTRGTADAIPIDAVREVLKRAGVTK; encoded by the coding sequence ATGAAGACACGTTCGCGTTCTCGGCGAGAACTGATCGGAACGGTGGCCGTGGTTGCCTGCCTGGCTGTCGCGGTGGTTGGCCAATCGGGTGCCCCGGGACGGCCTCGGGCACGCGACATGGGGATCGAGGCGGGCGTCTTTCCTGCCGGCCCGCTGAACGCCATCACCGACGTGGCGGGTGTCCGCGTCGGTCATGCGACCGTCATCGAGGGACAGGACGTCCGAACCGGCGTGACGGCCATCCTGCCGCACGACGGCAATCTCTTTCAGGACAAGGTGGCCGGCGCGGTCTTCGTCGGCAATGCGTTCGGCAAGCTCGCCGGCTCCACGCAGGTCGTCGAGCTCGGGACGATCGAGACCCCGATCGTGCTCACCAACACGTTGAGCGTCGGCACGGCGATGGAGGCGGTCGTGGCGTGGACGCTCGCGCAGCCGGGCAATGAGCGCGTGCAATCGGTGAACGCCGTCGTCGGCGAGACGAACGACGGCGGCCTGAACGACATTCGCGGCCTGCACGTGACGCGCGAACACGTGCTCGGCGCCATCAGGCAGGCGACCGGCGGCCCTGTGGCCGAAGGCTCTGTCGGTGCCGGCACCGGCACCCAGTGCTATGGCTGGAAGGGCGGCATCGGCACCTCGTCGCGGGTTCTGCCGGCGCGGCACGGCGGCTACACGGTCGGCGTCCTGGTGCAGACCAACTTCGGTGGAGTGCTGACGATGGCCGGCGCACCCGTGGGGAAGGCACTGGGGCGCTACTCGTACTCGCCGCCAAGACCGGGCGGCCGCGGCGCCTCGCCGAGCCCCGATGGATCGTGTGTCATCGTCGTCGCGACAGACGCCCCGGTCGATGCACGCGACCTGAAGCGCATCGCGGCCAGGGCGATCTACGGTCTGGCCAGGACCGGATCGTCGTACAGCAACGGGAGCGGTGATTTCGCCATCGCCTTCACGACGTCGGCGGAACTCCGCTCACGCTTCGGAGAGGCCGCGCCGAAGGCGCACACCATCCTTCCTCCCGACGGCGTCTCGCCGCTCTTCCAGGCCACGCTCGAGGCGACCGAGGAGGCGGTCTACAACTCGCTGCTGCGAGCGACAACCGTCACCTCGACGCGCGGAACCGCGGATGCAATTCCGATCGACGCCGTGCGCGAGGTCCTGAAGAGGGCGGGCGTCACGAAGTAG
- a CDS encoding DUF2079 domain-containing protein: MTRIDRLAIAVLVVLAAAMYAAVGLLRHWHFGSSAFDLGIFDQVVWHLSRFERPSSSIRGVANIFGDHFHPILALFVPVFWLVPAAESLIVAQACLLALSVVPVFVYLRGRLPRGPSVVLATSYALFWALQRTAEFDVHELAFAPLLIATMILAIDRGRWRLFWGAGVLLALVKEDLLPVLACFGVYLMWRGERVRGAALALSGLAAFLVVLRVVIPFFGSGVGYGYVDTYAHLIREPWLAFRALVEPPIKLVTIVSWLAPFAFLSLGSPLVLLAVPLVLERFLSASPYHWGPSFHYSAPLAPILVMSAGDTLGRIARRIEAAARPSGRTVGALVGTCLVVSAFVPGHLPHWKLLSPAPYRFTSFERSGARAIAMIPPTASVVAQASVVPHLSHRDRIYMLDARAPDAEFVVAAADTSPWPAADPAAVLVWLAERRQRGYEVVFEENGWLVLRHPQALQPSFHGTAPTS; the protein is encoded by the coding sequence ATGACACGCATCGATCGGCTCGCGATTGCGGTCCTGGTGGTACTGGCGGCGGCCATGTACGCCGCCGTCGGGCTGCTGCGCCACTGGCACTTCGGCAGCAGCGCCTTCGATCTCGGCATCTTCGACCAGGTCGTGTGGCACCTCAGCCGCTTCGAGCGTCCGTCCAGCTCGATCAGGGGAGTGGCGAACATCTTCGGCGACCACTTCCACCCGATCCTCGCGCTGTTCGTGCCGGTGTTCTGGCTGGTTCCCGCAGCCGAGAGCCTGATTGTCGCTCAGGCCTGCCTGCTCGCGCTGTCGGTCGTGCCGGTCTTCGTCTACCTCCGGGGCCGGCTGCCCCGCGGCCCGAGCGTTGTGCTGGCAACTTCCTACGCTCTGTTCTGGGCGCTGCAGCGGACGGCGGAATTCGACGTGCACGAACTCGCCTTCGCGCCGCTGCTGATCGCGACGATGATTCTGGCGATCGACCGTGGGCGCTGGCGTCTCTTCTGGGGCGCTGGCGTCCTGCTGGCGCTCGTCAAGGAAGATCTCCTGCCGGTGCTCGCCTGTTTCGGTGTTTACCTGATGTGGCGCGGAGAGCGCGTGCGCGGGGCGGCACTCGCGTTGTCCGGCCTGGCCGCCTTCCTCGTCGTGCTGCGGGTGGTCATCCCATTCTTCGGATCGGGGGTCGGCTACGGCTACGTGGACACCTACGCGCACCTGATCCGCGAACCCTGGCTGGCCTTCAGGGCGCTCGTCGAGCCGCCGATCAAGCTGGTGACGATCGTGAGTTGGCTGGCGCCATTCGCATTCCTCTCGCTCGGCTCGCCGCTCGTTCTCCTGGCCGTGCCCCTGGTCCTCGAACGGTTCCTCTCGGCGAGTCCCTACCACTGGGGCCCGAGCTTCCACTACTCCGCGCCACTCGCTCCGATCCTGGTGATGAGTGCGGGTGACACGCTCGGTCGAATCGCCCGGCGGATCGAGGCGGCCGCCAGACCGAGCGGCCGAACCGTGGGCGCCCTCGTCGGCACGTGCCTCGTCGTCTCGGCCTTCGTGCCCGGGCACCTGCCGCACTGGAAGCTGCTCAGCCCGGCGCCCTATCGCTTCACGTCCTTCGAGCGGAGCGGCGCGCGCGCGATCGCGATGATTCCGCCGACGGCGTCCGTCGTCGCGCAGGCCTCGGTCGTGCCCCACTTGAGCCATCGCGACCGAATCTACATGCTCGATGCACGGGCGCCTGACGCGGAGTTCGTCGTCGCGGCGGCCGACACGAGTCCGTGGCCGGCGGCCGATCCGGCCGCGGTGCTGGTGTGGCTGGCCGAGCGTCGGCAGCGAGGCTACGAGGTCGTCTTCGAGGAAAACGGGTGGCTGGTCTTGCGCCACCCGCAGGCCCTGCAGCCGTCTTTCCACGGAACCGCCCCTACTTCGTGA
- a CDS encoding N(4)-(beta-N-acetylglucosaminyl)-L-asparaginase → MTKIDRRQFVQTGAAVAVAAASPKTLFGQAPMVMTPKSAKPLVVSSANGNKYKNGGRQTGVEKAFATITAGGDVLDAVIAAVNLNELDPEDMTVGYGALPNADGVLQLDSCCMHGPKKRAGGVAALEGVKTPSLVARAVADLTDHHLIAGKGAQEFARKLGFEILADLNTDASRKAWLDWKRRTDPLHYLKPEDRAIEMKKIGMAIIRELGIDPHHYYGTINCDGLSPKGEICGVTTTSGLSWKISGRLGDSPILGAGLYVDNAVGAAGSTGRGEANLYNLSSFLIVENMRRGMHPKDAGIDALRRITANTVEKRLLNSRGLPNFGIDFYILNAKGEYAGVGMYPSKFAVCTENGAQTLPIEALFNGEPEA, encoded by the coding sequence ATGACCAAGATCGATCGTCGACAGTTCGTACAGACCGGGGCGGCCGTGGCCGTGGCGGCCGCCAGTCCGAAGACGCTGTTCGGCCAGGCGCCGATGGTGATGACGCCGAAGAGCGCCAAGCCGCTCGTGGTGAGTTCGGCCAACGGCAACAAGTACAAGAACGGCGGGCGGCAGACGGGCGTCGAGAAGGCGTTCGCGACGATCACCGCCGGGGGCGACGTGCTCGATGCGGTCATCGCGGCCGTGAACCTGAACGAACTGGATCCCGAGGACATGACGGTCGGATATGGCGCGCTCCCGAACGCGGACGGTGTCCTGCAACTCGACTCGTGCTGCATGCACGGACCGAAGAAGCGGGCCGGCGGCGTGGCGGCCCTCGAAGGCGTGAAGACGCCCTCGCTCGTCGCGCGGGCCGTTGCGGACCTCACCGACCACCACCTGATCGCCGGCAAGGGGGCGCAGGAATTCGCCCGGAAGCTCGGATTCGAGATCCTGGCCGACCTCAACACCGACGCCTCGCGCAAGGCGTGGCTGGACTGGAAGCGGAGGACCGACCCGCTGCACTACCTGAAGCCCGAGGACCGCGCGATCGAGATGAAGAAGATCGGCATGGCCATCATCCGGGAGCTGGGGATCGACCCGCATCACTATTACGGCACGATCAACTGCGACGGCCTCAGCCCCAAGGGGGAGATCTGCGGCGTGACGACGACGAGCGGACTGTCCTGGAAGATATCGGGACGCCTGGGCGATTCCCCGATCCTCGGTGCCGGGCTCTACGTGGACAACGCCGTGGGGGCCGCCGGTTCGACCGGGCGCGGCGAGGCGAACCTCTACAATCTCAGTTCGTTCCTGATCGTGGAGAACATGCGCCGCGGCATGCACCCGAAAGACGCGGGAATCGACGCGCTCAGGCGAATCACGGCGAACACCGTCGAGAAGCGGCTGCTCAACAGCCGCGGCCTTCCGAATTTCGGCATCGATTTCTACATCCTCAACGCCAAGGGCGAGTACGCCGGGGTCGGGATGTACCCGTCGAAATTCGCGGTCTGCACGGAGAACGGCGCGCAGACGCTGCCGATCGAGGCGTTGTTCAACGGAGAGCCGGAGGCTTGA
- a CDS encoding creatininase family protein, which translates to MHRHPLPILAALALLLAPCIAAGQTPSSRELERLNWMEVRELVPAKISTVILPIGTLEAHGAAANGTDILAPLAMAREIAPKVNALVAPVVPYGFTGSLDAYPGGLTVPEEAYRPYIRAVVLGLAKNKFKNIILVNGHGGGQSAVLNAVAAEVGREAGVRTLVINWWTFCSDVTLDVFGEDGGHAGENENAYIMAVDPTLVHKERYSGPEMAIPNPPPGAWAAYPSPSSILLYKPGQGYPKFDPIKAKIYYQRANEKVAQLVLDIIKRWDLAGL; encoded by the coding sequence ATGCATCGTCATCCCCTGCCGATCCTCGCTGCTCTTGCGCTGCTGCTGGCGCCGTGCATCGCTGCGGGACAGACGCCGTCGAGTCGCGAACTGGAACGCCTGAATTGGATGGAGGTTCGCGAACTGGTGCCGGCGAAGATCTCGACCGTGATCTTGCCCATCGGCACGCTCGAGGCGCACGGCGCGGCGGCCAACGGGACCGATATCCTGGCGCCGCTCGCGATGGCGCGTGAGATCGCACCGAAGGTCAATGCCCTCGTCGCCCCGGTCGTCCCGTACGGCTTCACCGGATCGCTCGACGCGTATCCCGGCGGCCTGACCGTTCCGGAAGAGGCGTACCGACCGTACATCCGGGCCGTTGTGCTCGGCCTTGCGAAGAACAAGTTCAAGAACATCATCCTCGTCAACGGTCACGGCGGCGGTCAGTCCGCCGTGTTGAACGCCGTCGCAGCCGAGGTCGGCCGCGAGGCCGGCGTGCGTACGCTCGTCATCAACTGGTGGACATTCTGCTCCGACGTGACGCTCGACGTGTTTGGCGAGGACGGCGGGCACGCGGGCGAGAACGAGAACGCCTACATCATGGCGGTCGATCCGACGCTCGTTCACAAGGAGAGGTACTCGGGGCCGGAGATGGCCATCCCGAACCCGCCGCCCGGTGCGTGGGCCGCGTATCCCAGCCCGTCGAGCATCCTGCTCTACAAGCCCGGGCAGGGCTACCCGAAATTCGACCCGATCAAGGCGAAGATCTACTACCAGAGGGCGAACGAGAAGGTGGCGCAACTGGTGCTCGATATCATCAAGCGGTGGGACCTGGCGGGGCTCTGA